The following nucleotide sequence is from Aedes aegypti strain LVP_AGWG chromosome 3, AaegL5.0 Primary Assembly, whole genome shotgun sequence.
ATATTTAGTGCAAGACAATAAAAACCTCAGTAAGAATTATAGTGATCTGCAACAGATCACAAACGATGAACTAATAGTAGAAAATGGATTGAAGTGTCTAATCATCACGTCAATCAAAAATAGTAGAGAAGAAAACGAAGCTAGAAACAAATTAACATTAATCAGAGTTCCCACTATATTTATTGGCCATAGCCCACGAAATTGCTTTGAAGATGAGTTCGATACTAGTAAGTTAAGCAGGacttgtaaaattaaaatagaGGATACAGAAGTGTCGTTATCTGATCTGCAAACCTCTACTGCTAAGAATGTTTTACAGGAAGAGCTTTTtcttaaagaaaattttccaatCGTGCTCGCGCTCTATCGAAAACCCATGAGAATTGAAAGTAATCCTTTAATAAGAGATGAGAACTTTATCAGtagaaatatcaaattttgtgaaaatgatGAATCTAAAACAATTAAAGACGATAAAATCCCTCACGACATGTCAGATGAGCTCGAAAGCTATAGCGACATTGATGGATATAATATatctaaaataataaaaaacaataaattttcaaatgttatcaTATCCGATCAAGCAGGAATGGGCAAAAGTACGGAGATGATTAACATTGCCATGAAGCTAAGAGAGCATAAGGATtacaaaaatcatttgattgtATACTTTGAATGTAAAGCCGCAATGGGTTATCTAAAATGTGACATCGTGACAACAATATGTAAAATGATGAAAGTAATGGAAAAAGCGCATGAATTTCTTATCAAGTCTCTCATACGGCAAAGGAAGGTTGTCTTACTGTTGGATGGAATCGACGAAATTGGTACGTCATGGCGAGAAGATTTGAAAGAGATGTTGAAAAGCATTTTGAACTTGggtttattcaaaattattattgcTACTCGACCACACTGTtacaaatttatggaaaagatttttcacaacataatcgTTTGCCAGTTACCTCCATTCAGTGAAGAAGATCAAATGGAATACTTGATACGATTCTGGAAGATTGATAGTATCGAAGATGATGACGAACACTATCAAATTAAGAAAAACATTGAAGGTCTGATTGCCAGATTTCGCAGTATGCTAAAAGATGGCTCACTTATTGGAATTCCCATGCAGACCTACATTATTGCAGTAATATATCAAGAAGCTATTCGCTCATCTGACTTTGAGCCACCTCAACCATATACAATAGGATTAATTTACAAAAAGTTTGTGGATTTAAAATTCCGTGAGCTGATCAAACGTCAGTTCAAAATGACATCCCATGCAGAAGAAACTGCCATCAACGCATTAGAGAGAAGTTTCATTCCCAACCACATAGAAATTGCGGCTCATGTTTACAACAATGCATCAGAAAAAGTGCTAGAAGTGCTTTGCAGCCAAGCTCAGATGTATGGTATCGTGCGACTGATTCCATCTGTTGGATTTGTACACCACACATATTTCGAGTATTTCTCCACTTTATACTTTCTGACGTATAAAACCAATGCAAGCAAAGAATTCTTTTCCTTCATGAAACAAAACTTATGTCCGTCTCGCCTAAGTATTGCCACCAAATTCTTGGATCACCACATCGGTGGAATCAACCCAAATGAAGAGCTACAAACGTTAAGGATTGTAAAAGGAGAAAAAGATGCAGAAAATGAAGAAATAGTCGAGTTTGTTGAAATGACTAAAGATTTCGAACCACCATCAACAGCACGACTCCATCCAGAGAAGTTACGAGAGTTTAATTACTATCTAGGAAAGCTCTCGCCTGCGGATCGATACACTCTCATTCGTAATTCGTTGAATCAGTCGGTATTTAATGTTCTTGAAGTTCTGTACGACAGTCTGCCACGCGATACAAAATGTTCGTTGAAATTCTGCTTTGGCAATAGAGCTCAGAAGAATTTCGTAAACCTTAAAACACTCGGAGGAAATCAGACACTACAACTGCTGGGCATTCTTCTGAAGAAGAACCCCAATAACTTTGTTCGCAAATATCTGATAGATTTCAGCGATGGGGACAAAGATTATTTCGAGATGACCTGTCGGAAACCGTTCGTTCAAGTATTGAATTGGTTGGTCGACGATCTTATCGCTACAATTGACGATCAAGAACGGGAAGCTCTATTCAGTTACATCAATCATCGTTTCGACAAGTACTTTCAACTTGTTGTGCAACACAACAATaccgatttttttgaagaagcGATTAAAAGAACGAAAGCTTTGTGGCCTATGGACACCGTCAATAAGTTCCTTATGGATCGAGATGTGATGAATTTGTTCCTGAAAAATGTTGAGCTCAATCCTGACACGAAATCACTTCTAGTCGAAGAACGGATCAAGATGATAGCCCATTTGTACGATCTTTTCAAATGGGCTGGTTGTGGAAACGTGATACTTAGTGAAAGTTGCACCGCAGCTATCGATGTTTTAAAAAATGAAGCCATACAGAGTGCCTTTAGGAAACAATTCCAGAACCAGTGAAGCAATTAAATGTTTAATTTGATGAAATGTTttagaaatatataaaaatcatttatatttataccttatatttgttatatttttatattatatttttataataaataacacacaattttatttcattttgagATCCGAAAAAAGTACCACAGACACGGTCGATACGACGAATTcttcaaaacaaataaatttcaaatcattGTAACTAATGGAGTGATCCCAACTCAGCACTATCCTGACTATCACGACCAAGAATACACTAAACTATCTTTGATGATGATTAGGTTCTACCAAGGCATCTGTCTATAGtactggaataatctgaaaCACGATTTGTACTGATGACAGtctcctgtatgaagggccaaaaatgaatgtgcggacccgcaagcagagacacttgcacGAAACCCGCGGCTGGGAATCTTcttccagaagaaagttttcttGAACAGCTGTTAAATCAAGCCCTCGATTGACAGAACACTCCCAACAGATGCGGTTGAAGAGCCCGCCCTCAATCCACGAAATGTTAACGTCAGGGAGGAGGCAGTTCTAAGCTCCATTCATATATGtaattgtacgggagtgctgatttCTGGagtatttgtcattctgagcTAAATTGAATGCGATCAACTAGTATATGGAACGAAACTGTGACattatacttgttttaattatgaaacgtggtttacggccaaccagccgagtggaagtttaacaactaccgaaaagctaaacattacatataatttgcaattggattagatggacaaattgatgtgaagatttgcgaaaaagttacacgtcttctcagtgagaatcgaactcacgactccccgatctctagttggggcgcgttaaccactacgccatgagaggactcatgaacgcagaagttaacctgaattcgatttcagctcaataatcacgtggtcctctttcgcaaagtgcacctctttcggaagaattagatgcccatccaaacacaacgctttctatatatatccaatgcctagcccgagagcgcattgttttttagatataggaatagcacactacactagccagcaactgcgctggctgaggtttctattgtgtgggcttccaatgggtcgcgacgttctcaaacgaccggttacggaacatgagtccgttgctcgataaatacttgttttaattatgaaacgtggtttacggccaaccagccgagtggaagtttaacaactaccgaaaagctaaacattacatataatttgcaattggattagatggacaaattgatgtgaagatttgcgaaaaagttacacgtcttctcagtgagaatcgaactcacgactccccgatctctagttggggcgcgttactatcggggagtcgtgagttcgattctcactgagaagacgtgtaactttttcgcaaatcttcacatcaatttgtccatctaatccaattgcaaattatatgtaatgtttagcttttcggtagttgttaaacttccactcggctggttggccgtaaaccacgattcataattaaaacaagtatttatcgagcaacggactcatgttccgtaaccggtcgtttgagaacgtcgcgacccattggaagcccacacaatagaaaccttagccagcgcagttgctggctagtgtagtgtgctatttccatacataaaaaataatgcgctcttgGGCTAGGCATtagatatatatagaaagcgttgtgtttggatgggcatctaattcttccgaaagaggtgcactttgcgaaagatgaccacgtgattattgagctgaaatcgaattcaggttaacttctgcgttcatgagtcctctcatggcgtagtggttaacgcgccccaactagagatcggggagtcgtgagttcgattctcactgagaagacgtgtaactttttcgcaaatcttcacatcaatttgtccatctaatccaattgcaaattatatgtaatgtttagcttttcggtagttgttgtGACATTATGTCAATTCtccatatatttgaaacgaatatcccatacaaacttcaaattgaatgcgccagctagtggagcaaccaatcgtgttgaaattttgtgagagcTATTtccttaccctaaggcacatatctagatggtgccccgttgagtttttctacatttttgtttaagggccagtctaatagtGATGCCCAAGTCTTTATCTGCATATACAGATCGAGGATGCCACCGACGGGTGAATGACGTCAAATGCTTGTTATCATAATTCGATCTTTATAactaattgataacataatgagttatcaaTTAGGAAAACTGGCTGGATAACAAAGCTtgttatcaatgtgtttcaaatgataacacaatgagatatttatatgatatctttagtataaacttttgttatcGCGTTTGTAatgttgcctgcttattcaaccaaaatgaaaacaaactttgttattAAATGCTTGTTATCGGATAATACAACTTATTATCTTTTTGTtacccaactttgctcgggtagaGGATCGATATCCTCCTGGAGAGCACAGCAATGAAGTCGAGACTCTATCActcgatacattttcaagtcgtCGGCAAACATGAGCTTAAGCGAAGACAGAATGTTACACATATCGTTCACAAACAAGATCAAAATCAAGGGTCCTAATTGGCTTCTTTGAGGGACCCCCGATGGTATTTCAAAGCTAGACGAATTTATGCCATTTATGTTGACAAAAGCTGTGCGGTCTGTTAAATAAGAACTCAGCCATTGCGTTGTCCAATCAGGCAGACCTAAACATCCACTGCTAGCATGTGCGATACTTTATCAAAAGCCTTGCTGAAATCCACATAGACTGCATCAACTTACTTCAACTAATGTAACCAGCGAGTTGGTGGTTGTAGAACGTTTCTTGACAAAACCGTGTTGATGTTCAGATATCATTGGCCGAACTGCTTGGTACACagtacccgagcaaagtcgaatTACAACCGCATAACATAGTGATAACAAGATGTACATCATGATTTCATTTAGTTACTTTTTCTTATCAATACGAAGAATCTTGTTATCaacgaattttgagctgtcagatcgaggatgccaccgacgggtgaatgacgtcaaatgcttgttatcataattcgatctttataactaattgataacataatgagttatcaaTTAGGAAAACTGGCTGGATAACAAAGCTtgttatcaatgtgtttcaaatgataacacaatgagatatttatatgatatctttagtataaacttttgttatcGCGTTTGTAatgttgcctgcttattcaaccaaaatgaaaacaaactttgttattAAATGCTTGTTATCGGATAATACAACTTATTATCTTTTTGTtacccaactttgctcgggtatcGTATACGATCCTTTCCAAAGCTTTCGGAATACAGCTCAAAATCGAAATTCCGTGataatttttgacattatgTATGTTTCCAGTCTTGTGAATAGGGTAAggtatataacttggacatgcatataatttggacaggctagccattctatgctcatttccaatgagatggtgaggaatatatgtacgggaaatcatgtattgcattattaatacactatgctacttaatactaatgaccattttcaaaacaattacaaattagcttcaaaactatcaaaattgtgtgaaacatctgtgaaacctacgaatgcaagaggacgtgtatttcaagaacatacattaaatgcaataatagagctcagaattggcattcataaaaagtttgaaattggcaatatgataaaatatgtctaaaatttaagcttagttcatctaaaatcttaacatgagtagGGTTGTCGtaaattaatcgattatttcgattaatcgattaatcgactcactaatcgatttatttttcattgataCATGACTCGCTCAATAATCGAGATAATCGATTAACTGACATCGATTATTGAATAAACTTTTGTCGATTATAGCAAGAAAATAACAGTTTCAAGCTACTGTAATGTTTGCCTTTAAAACATTGTGTTTTGTGCCTAAAAATATAGTGCTGAAGAAAAACCACGAAACATGATTAAAGACCTTTGCGCTTGATTTGATATTCTCTGTGggtttattcaaaattatttttcaagatCGTCTCAGTAAAAAATTGATTGCGCAATATATAGTTGTACTGTTTATCGATAGATCTCTGGAAATACATAGATGATTTCAAGGGTTGTTATATTCGTATTACCGTTATAATCACGAATTTCGTCAAAATCAGGGTTTTAtagagattgtttttttttatattcgtgGATTTATCTTGTTGTTCAAAATCATTGGGAACCTTCAACaatgtttaaacattttttgtttcaaatggaATAATTAAAACCAGTATTTCTCAACCAGTAGTCCAGTGGTGATCATCTTTGAAACCGCAATGCCATTCTAGGCAATTAACTGTCATTAACAAAACTCTAGgttgtttttgatagaattctaACAGTACCTTAGGTAGAATTCTAATTACAAAACTAAACCTTATAATCACTAAACCTTTATATGTGCAATTTCAACAAAACCTTGCAATGCTCTCTTTCTTGCGCTACAAATTTGTATGACCGTTCTTATGTTTTACGCTCAACAGTGAGGAGCACAAATTGTTTTAATGAATTGCCattattcaattattatttgaaaaaaaaaatactgcattTTCCAGTGTCTTCTTAGAGGTTCTCCTGAGGTTctttacatttttaaaagaatgtttaaaattaggttcaaaatatttctaaaactcTCATAACATTGTTTAAACTTTTTTTGGACATTGGGGCTAGTTTTCGACAATTGACACGGAAAACAAGCAATAATTGTTTAGAGATATGCGATGGAGATCTGAAATTTCTTGACTGTCCCTAACTATTGAAAACGAACATATCCGTGTTGAAAGAAACTTTCAGTGAGTTCAAGGAGCGGCATTACATAAAAAATCACACTAATGCTTATTCTTCTTTTCTTGGTagtacgtcctcactgggacaaccCCCGAAAAATCTACAAGAAAACCCACATGTTTTCTTACTCGCACAGTCTTGCTGCGCCGCGTAGTTCTCCATTTGATATTCCGAAATTCGCCTCAAGAATCCTCACAAGAAATACTCAAGAAATTCAGCATGGAttcttcttgatttttttagtaatttctCATGGGATTGCTGCAACCATTCCTCTCAGAActtcttcaggatttcttccaggcATTCCTCAGAGATTTGTTCTAGTATTTTCCAAGGTTTTTTTGTATGATTGTTTTAGGAAATttctgaattattttctgaaagaaatacaggagaaatctctagaaaaatctccggaaaaatccctgaagaattccttatAAAATCTCAGGAGATGTTTCCAAATGTATCTTTGAACcaatttctgaagcaatttctggaagagtttcttcaggcattcctcaattaatatttgatatactgcccataactgcataacagtcacaatcgacattttggacaaattggagttaataccatggagagtcatcaaatgataaatactttcaatctactaactgaaatctgtgagattgtgttcgaaaattcgaaaaaaacaagttgttttgtcacattgcaaTGCATTGGTAGTtacaaccgcataacagtcatattgagattataaatgagccgcgtaatgtaatagcaatagaatttctatcagaattattttctgactattcacctagtatgcgatatgagttgtacaaaatatcagcctcaaataattacttttgagttcctgatattttttttttttttgaaattttagtttcctcccatgctgccataaaatgcacacttggtattcaatttactcaatgcctacttttgtcgaatgttacaaatatgcagttatggccAGTATGTTAATATTACTAGAAaacccttgaagaaatttcaaggcGAATTTTTTTAACAGACTTCGTGGAAATCCTGTCAAAATAAAAGGAGGAAATCTAGAAAAATATGAATGCAATCTGAACGATTGTTGGTGAAATAactggattttttttgcgtAATCCCTTAATTTCTGGAGcagttattgttattttttttataaattcattcatttatttatttaatcttCCATAAACTCCTTCCTGTTTATGTTTTAAGGAAAGTGTTccagttatggtcatagtggttccctatttggccatatgtgaaatttttatagctttaacattttaaatctttttgaatgttttaacatcaagatataccTTAAAtttaactactacaacacaccaaaattttgaaaacgtgaagacattaaagtaatcacgtatggcgaaatagggaaccactatgtccataactggtacactttccctagttttGTTTTTCTGTGGTATCATGAAGTGTGCcattaaaaaatcaaactagggaaagtgtaccagttatggactaTAGTGCTATAGTGCTTCCCTATTcggccatatgtgttttctcgaaaactttcacattttgaatatttttgattgttttaacaTCAAAATTCATTCGATATCAAAtacacagaatgattaaaaaaatggaaaataatcaaattatccggtatggcgaaatagggaaccattatgtccttaactggtacacctaccctattagAAAAAGATCTAGTAaaacattaaattaaaatatactAGTGCTGAATCAGCCGTAAGCGTTGAAAATcagtataagaaaaaaaaagaaatgattaaaatttagccgacaaaaaataaaaaatatatctaaCAAAAAGTGAACTAGCACCCCTGCTAATTTAAACGATACCTTATGAAAACCAACAGGCAATTAATTAAAtcaatttgaacttctagtcaccctagaactaTATTTCTTGTTACCTCTCTGGCTGTTATATTTAGATTCTGCGTGTCGTTTCACAATGTTCCATTTCgatttactccgttccatgagtaAAATGtcatttgaaccatttttaatttgaatgatGTGTAGATTAGCGGGGTGCAAATTAAAATAGTTGACCATAGTTGAAAATCTCGGGCTTCTTAGTCGAATAAGTTAACAATGCAAGTATTAAGGACATTTTTAGTTACAATTATGTGGAGTAAAAAAGCGGATGTTACTAAAGAATGATTGTTAAAATtgttaaacaatcaataatttgtGTAAGTGAGTAGGATCATATCCATTTAAGTTCTATACAAATCCCACAGAGCAGTTGTTGATAGCTAGTCAATGTCATGGAGTAGATTTGAAGTAATTTGCATGGCACTAATCTTCCAACTGGCgaggaacgtgcctctggagccggccttctgatataTGTGTAGGAAAATTAAGTCGTATCTTTGGACGAATTCCTAGAAacaatcttgaagaaatcccaggaggaattttaAGCCTAGCAGTTTTCCTGAAAACAATAAGAGAAACTGAAAACAACAAGAGAACAAATCTTTGGATAATGCAGTAGAAATCTGAAAGCATTCTTTAAGTAATCTCAAAAAGAgttttggaggaatcttcgaaacCATGAACAAAGttggaatttttgatgaaattcctgaaagtagGAATTGTTTGATGTGGAATTGGAAACccattaaaaattgttttttgggTGATTTAAAAGTCATTGAACATTTGTTACCCTCACTGAGAATGTGAAACTTTAGTTTAACCCCTTTACTGCtgctatcatttttttttcacaataaaacaatattcaaatcgcaataacttttttgtttgtcgttatttttgcatattttttcaaaatttctcgaaaatctATTCATATTTAAGGATATATGTTGTTTTGATAATTAGATCGGATCGGATATCCTcttttcggaacaatacatcAATGATAATATGTTATGAACAAATGAagtaatttggtgcagccgttaTAAAGAAATGAGCATTCAtatttctggaaccacgcttgCCAaacaaagatcttgaaaacttcaaaaatcatCATAACGTAATTTTCAGGTTTCTCAaagaatactcaaccgatttgtatgaattTTCCAGAGGAGCTCCTTATTATTTTATATTGTATAGCCCACTTAGAAATGTCATATGGGAAGTGTTGGTCCCCaaagaacatcggaatatctttgaaACCAGATCACTGATGACCCAGATCATGAAAGTAGAATAATATTTtgtgaacttgtgaaaaaatgatgcaaaaatattgatgaacaaaaagttgaatttgaataatttttgtggtgaaaaatatgaagctgctggtagcgGGGTTAATGCATTACTTTCTCGAGAGataaaaaaatacccatatttccCGAGGAAAAGAAGAAAATCTAGGTTTTGGCCAATTCTATAATAGATTACCCCACAAATTCCCCTTAATAGTCTTCCTGATACTTCTTTTAGAACATCCAATAAAATCTTTTAGCATAATTTGTATATGACATTATAGTAAAATTTCATAAGatcaataaaaaattcaaaataatgagGTAAAATGTAGTTGCATTTTCTGTAGAAGCTCCAGTCCTGTCGATACGGATCAATTTCTAAGAATACTTACTAAAGATATTCATTCATTAAACCATAATTCATTCATTAGGGAATTCTCGcgacaattttgcttttcaaaataaatttcactTCATTTTCTCACTTATCTTTATCTTTCTCCATATctatataactaaaaatggaatgatatttgtatgtcatacaaggctggtagcaggtctctttttactaacttggtcactatttcaatgcaagtctccATTTTTAATGGGAGATCcctaaagtttttattttattatatttgcaGTGAATCCTAGAGAAAATGTCTAAAAACTCCAAAGCAACATTTACACTCCCGTGTATTAGTTCACCctctaaaaacatacaaaagtgttttgtccatatttcTGGGATTACAGGTCCAATTGAAACTATCtcatttgaaaaacaataagTAATTAATACTTCGTAgctaacttttgaaaaatatttttttgaatttttatactaaatttttacttaaagtttaggacatttttccaaaaaacataatgaaaaaaacatggttaattttctcagcattggatagaccaaaattttaaatcaatatgACACATTGATTCGTAATCCTATATTTTCTTAAtagcactcacgaaattttggcagaaaaaGTTTTCAGAGTTTAATATTCCAAATCaaagaaacagtcattcaagtcatcgtgtaaAGTTTGAATTCACCCCTCAGTTTGAGTTCACCCCATGAACTATTTTCAAGAATtcgaaaaatatattaattataattttttttgggaattcttcagtaatttcaaaaaaagttcatccacgaatttctggaaaaaatcttttgagACATGTCTAGAAGAATGCCTGTaacttctttgaaaattttcttgtaaaatttccatacaatgtcttgaggaattcctgaaaatattttctgaagtttacgtaaaaaaaatcctcgtaaCATTTTAAAACACATCCTGAATGACAAGTCTGTAGAAAACACTTTAGATATTTTCACTGATGCGTTTGTCCAGGACTCGTTCGTGCAAGAGAAAAAAACTCCActggtaaaattgaaaaatagagAATACACAAAATATTATAGTTTTTAGTCGCTTATCCTGCTCAATTTTTGTTTGTGTACTCTCAGCCTGAGCAGAAGTGGATCAAACCTCATAGAAAATTCGCGGAAAGGACAAAATGCCACTAAAAAGCAATAAAAGCCTCGATAGCTGCACAAAAACCTGGACCCGCATGATCAGCTAACTACTCTGTTATCaataaatgtattattttaGATGTTTGTATTATATAGCCTCAATTTTTATTATGTTTAATGGAAATACATAATGAAGCCAAAAAGGGGTTTCCTACAGAACTCGGAAATCATGTATGTTCTGCAAAAATTGGTCAGTTCTAGTAGCAGTTTAGTAGTGTCtagaaatttgaattatttaattATTGAAACCATAAAAAATGGAAGAGGGGTTCGCTGCAGAATCCTTACCGCTCAATTACACGGTATCAATGTAGGCAATAGCTTCAACCAATTTATCTATAGTATACTGATGATTATCttagtttaaataaaaaaaatcaaagaataatGTACTACACATTACCTCATATTCATGGTTTGGAAATTGGTTTTGTGATGAGATAAATTTCACGTGGGAACAattttaaaaactgtttttaattgaatttcgGTAAAATGGGAGTAAGTTAAGATACATTAGTGATTATAGTGATGCATATATCAGTAAGAACTcgtttctataaaaaataatgtcgatgaattcgattaatcgattaatgcTGGTCGATTAATCGTTATCCATAATCGACAATCTTGGACTGTAATCGATTATgaactaatcgattaattgagattttgcgacaaccctaaACATGAGTATATAGGGCATAAATAaggtgatgtccaaaatagattatggtttttgttctGTTGATATcatttggccatctgatgaaatacactggaatgtcgcaagcatgcatac
It contains:
- the LOC5572684 gene encoding uncharacterized protein LOC5572684 isoform X1, which produces MATAGSNQGENDPTGHDYQHETLVLWVDTLWRNQNIVKFDIGSAVNGINIPNVVRHAFDDVVLHAEFKGGQKLTKMLQVKHSKHMIDQAYLCEKKKTYVLKYFKSFLSIKQFIKLDELEELLIWTNMSIAKPIEDWFVEAEPFDKCRDLLENNLILKYQRMKFKDEKFQEITKDFLKLVHPRAALVEKFVDVLFKKEEWTSKRAAKDFYRIMAKEVIECNGPNSIFKQNFIEGQGLLPETVRFREQFESSMKEKFSEKKLGTFAMGELNSAEYATHFQLKVDADFKEGNDPDVQWKSWENVADQSDLDEFGKRFRLYVELPKEDEFEKLLSANVTHFRVMSELLAKCAFKRMVCKEQVGNIVKLLHLRDSMHCGPYMKLKFEDLEKLNDVVDKYLSEWKAQKYLSIRQIDDGEGTLSRIISLVETLTAKKYLVQDIKNLNEVFEKVQCTASNKYTAEKCIECLIVTSVHSNIQEEKAKTQLKSINLPIILVGKNLHNCFKDEKTPDKLTNVVDEYLSEWKAQQYLSIKGMQDVECTLSRLISVVESLLAPISNRYLVQDNKNLSKNYSDLQQITNDELIVENGLKCLIITSIKNSREENEARNKLTLIRVPTIFIGHSPRNCFEDEFDTSKLSRTCKIKIEDTEVSLSDLQTSTAKNVLQEELFLKENFPIVLALYRKPMRIESNPLIRDENFISRNIKFCENDESKTIKDDKIPHDMSDELESYSDIDGYNISKIIKNNKFSNVIISDQAGMGKSTEMINIAMKLREHKDYKNHLIVYFECKAAMGYLKCDIVTTICKMMKVMEKAHEFLIKSLIRQRKVVLLLDGIDEIGTSWREDLKEMLKSILNLGLFKIIIATRPHCYKFMEKIFHNIIVCQLPPFSEEDQMEYLIRFWKIDSIEDDDEHYQIKKNIEGLIARFRSMLKDGSLIGIPMQTYIIAVIYQEAIRSSDFEPPQPYTIGLIYKKFVDLKFRELIKRQFKMTSHAEETAINALERSFIPNHIEIAAHVYNNASEKVLEVLCSQAQMYGIVRLIPSVGFVHHTYFEYFSTLYFLTYKTNASKEFFSFMKQNLCPSRLSIATKFLDHHIGGINPNEELQTLRIVKGEKDAENEEIVEFVEMTKDFEPPSTARLHPEKLREFNYYLGKLSPADRYTLIRNSLNQSVFNVLEVLYDSLPRDTKCSLKFCFGNRAQKNFVNLKTLGGNQTLQLLGILLKKNPNNFVRKYLIDFSDGDKDYFEMTCRKPFVQVLNWLVDDLIATIDDQEREALFSYINHRFDKYFQLVVQHNNTDFFEEAIKRTKALWPMDTVNKFLMDRDVMNLFLKNVELNPDTKSLLVEERIKMIAHLYDLFKWAGCGNVILSESCTAAIDVLKNEAIQSAFRKQFQNQ
- the LOC5572684 gene encoding uncharacterized protein LOC5572684 isoform X2 codes for the protein MLQVKHSKHMIDQAYLCEKKKTYVLKYFKSFLSIKQFIKLDELEELLIWTNMSIAKPIEDWFVEAEPFDKCRDLLENNLILKYQRMKFKDEKFQEITKDFLKLVHPRAALVEKFVDVLFKKEEWTSKRAAKDFYRIMAKEVIECNGPNSIFKQNFIEGQGLLPETVRFREQFESSMKEKFSEKKLGTFAMGELNSAEYATHFQLKVDADFKEGNDPDVQWKSWENVADQSDLDEFGKRFRLYVELPKEDEFEKLLSANVTHFRVMSELLAKCAFKRMVCKEQVGNIVKLLHLRDSMHCGPYMKLKFEDLEKLNDVVDKYLSEWKAQKYLSIRQIDDGEGTLSRIISLVETLTAKKYLVQDIKNLNEVFEKVQCTASNKYTAEKCIECLIVTSVHSNIQEEKAKTQLKSINLPIILVGKNLHNCFKDEKTPDKLTNVVDEYLSEWKAQQYLSIKGMQDVECTLSRLISVVESLLAPISNRYLVQDNKNLSKNYSDLQQITNDELIVENGLKCLIITSIKNSREENEARNKLTLIRVPTIFIGHSPRNCFEDEFDTSKLSRTCKIKIEDTEVSLSDLQTSTAKNVLQEELFLKENFPIVLALYRKPMRIESNPLIRDENFISRNIKFCENDESKTIKDDKIPHDMSDELESYSDIDGYNISKIIKNNKFSNVIISDQAGMGKSTEMINIAMKLREHKDYKNHLIVYFECKAAMGYLKCDIVTTICKMMKVMEKAHEFLIKSLIRQRKVVLLLDGIDEIGTSWREDLKEMLKSILNLGLFKIIIATRPHCYKFMEKIFHNIIVCQLPPFSEEDQMEYLIRFWKIDSIEDDDEHYQIKKNIEGLIARFRSMLKDGSLIGIPMQTYIIAVIYQEAIRSSDFEPPQPYTIGLIYKKFVDLKFRELIKRQFKMTSHAEETAINALERSFIPNHIEIAAHVYNNASEKVLEVLCSQAQMYGIVRLIPSVGFVHHTYFEYFSTLYFLTYKTNASKEFFSFMKQNLCPSRLSIATKFLDHHIGGINPNEELQTLRIVKGEKDAENEEIVEFVEMTKDFEPPSTARLHPEKLREFNYYLGKLSPADRYTLIRNSLNQSVFNVLEVLYDSLPRDTKCSLKFCFGNRAQKNFVNLKTLGGNQTLQLLGILLKKNPNNFVRKYLIDFSDGDKDYFEMTCRKPFVQVLNWLVDDLIATIDDQEREALFSYINHRFDKYFQLVVQHNNTDFFEEAIKRTKALWPMDTVNKFLMDRDVMNLFLKNVELNPDTKSLLVEERIKMIAHLYDLFKWAGCGNVILSESCTAAIDVLKNEAIQSAFRKQFQNQ